A window of Nitratireductor kimnyeongensis genomic DNA:
GCTCGCACGATCGCCTCCGCCTGCAAGCGATATTGGCGCGCGCGTGGGAAACGGAAGATGTTGGCGCTGTTGTGGTCGGCGCTGAAGACCGTCAGGCGCGTGTCGCCATAGTCCGGGGTGTTGAAGGGCGCGTTGACCTCGATGAAGCCCCTGTCGCCGTGGAACACCATGCTCTGCCGCAGCGCCATCTGCGTCGACACATAGAAGCTGAGTTCGAAGGAGCCGAAATCGGCCTTGACGCTTGAATAGATGTCGGTGCCGAAGGTGGGGTCGCGCTCCACAACCGCCTGCACGCGCCCTGGCTCCAGCCCGGTGGCAAAGCGCGTCGTCACCGTGGGATAGACGCCGATATCCGGCAGGCCGCCGCCGCCAAGCTCCGGCTTGTTGCGCATGTTGTCGGGATCGACATTGTGGTAGCAGAACACGCCCTGCACATGCCGCAAGCGCCCGATGGCGCCTTCGGCGATCAGGTCGCGCACCTTGCGCCATTGCGGGTGATAGGTGACCATGAAGGCTTCTGACACCACCACATTGTTGCGGTCGCGCGCTTCGATCACGCGGGCAATCTCCTTGGCGTCGAGCGCCAGAGGCTTTTCCACCAGAACGTGCTTTCCGGCGTCTGCCGCTTTGATGGCAAAGGCCACGTGATCGGAGGTGGGCAGCGGAATGTAAACGCCGTCGACCTCGGGCGAGGCGAGGAGTGCATCGTAGGAAGAAAACACGTGGGGGATGCCGAAGCGGTCCGCCACGGCCTGCGCCTTCGAGGAATCGCGGCTGGCGATAGCCGTGACGACTCCATTTTCCGAATCCTGAATCTGCGGAATCACCTGCTCGCGGCCAATCCTGGCCGTCGAAAGAACGCCCCAACGGAACATGCACTTTCCTCCTGTTTTGCGCAGGCAAACACATAAAGCATTTTGCAGTCAGGTGGAATCACCTGACGTCCGCACAAATGCCGGAACAGAGGGAAGGATTGAGCGGAGCAGCGCTTCTATGAAACGGTGATCCGCTCTATGCCGGGGATTGAAAACCGGCAAGGTTTCGCGCGCTATTTTGTTCTGCTAATGTTCTGAAAACCCCTGGAGAGGCGCATGACAGCGGATGAACCCGTCCATCTCGTGGAAGATGCAGAAACTGGAGACCGGTTTCTGATCTACGATGGTGAAAAGGGCCTGCGGCTCGACATTCGCTATGAGGGCGAAACGCTCTGGATGACGCAGGAACAGATTGCGCGGCTTTTCGGGCGTGATATCTCGGTTATATCCCGGCACATTTCGAATGTGATCGCCGAGGGGGAACTGGAGCAGGAGAGCAATTTGCAAAAAATGCAAATTGCTCGGTCGACGAAACCAGTCACGCTCTACAGCCTCGACATGATCATTTCGGTTGGCTACCGCGTCTCCTCCGCGCAAGCGACCCTTTTCCGGCGCTGGGCAACCGGGATTCTGGTTCAGTTTGCGCGCAGCGGCTTTGTGGTGGATTCAGCGCGCCTCAAGCAGGAGCGCGACCGCATCGCCGAATTGCGGGAGATCATCCGCGACATTCGCTCTGATGAGGCCAATGTCTATCGTGAACTGCAAGCCATCTGCGCTCTCTGCCAGGACTATGACGGCAGCACCGCCAGGGCGCAGAGCTTCTTCCAGAAAACGCAGGCCAAGCTGATCCATGCGGTTGTTTCGCAGACACCCTCGGAAGTGGTGATGGCACGCGCTGATCATCGCCTCGAGAATATGGGGCTGCAAAGCTGGCCCGGCGACACGATCCGCAAGCGGGACGTGACTGTCTCAAAGAATTACCTCGCCGAGGCCGAAATCAGCGAGCTCAACCGCCTGACCACCATTCTCCTCGATATTTTCGATGATCAGGCCAAGGTGGGCCGATTGGTTGTCATGGAGGATGCAATGCGGCTTCTCGACCAGCAGCTCGCAAACCTTGGCCGGGCCGTCCTGCGATCGGGTGGCAGTGTGAGCGCGGACGCTGCAAAGGATCATGCGCGCGCGGAATTCGAGCGGTTCTCCGAACAGCAAAAGATCGAGCGCCACAAAAAAGCGGACGAGCACATCGCTGCGCTCGTCCGCGAAGAGAAACGGCTTCCGAAAGGGCGCCGCTGAACGAACCTACCCCCGCAGCGTGCCGCCGGTCTGCTTGCCGACATTGGCGACGACGCGGCCGGCGATGGCTTCAAGCTCTTCATCCGTCAGCGTCTTTTCGCGCGGCTGGATCGAGACTTCGATGGCGACGGACTTCTTGTCTTCACCGAGCGAGGGGCCTTCGAAAATGTCGAACACGCGCACACCGGTGACAAGCTTCTTGTCGGCCGCTGCTGCCGCGCGCTCGATGGTTGCAGCTTCCACAGCCTTATCGACAACGAACGCAAAGTCGCGGCGCACGAGCTGGAAGGGCGAAAGCTCGAGACGCGGCTTGGTGCGTGTTGCCTTGGCCTTCGGCTCCGGGATCGCGTCGAGAAAAACCTCGAAACCGCAGATCGGACCGGAAGCATCCAGCGCTTCCAGCGTGCGGGGGTGAATTTCGCCGAATGTGGCGAGCACGATTTTCGGCCCAAGACGGATCGTTCCCGAGCGGCCGGGGTGATACCATGCGGGGGCCTCCGCCACGATCTGCAGCTTGTCCACCGGCGCACCGGCCGCCTCAAGAGCTGCCAGCGCATCGGCCTTGGCATCGAACACGCCGACAGAGGTGCTGTTGCCCGACCAGTGGCGCCCGGCACCGTCCATCACCGCAGTGCCTCGGCGAATGCCGCCGGCCACACGGCGCTGGCCTTCATAGCTGTCATTCTCATAGGTGCTCGACACCTCGAACAGCGCCACATCGCCATAGCCGCGCGCGGCGTTGCGCTGGGCGGCTGCGATGAGGCCCGGGAGAAGCGAGGGGCGCATGTCCGACATGGAGGCGGCAATGGGGTTGGACAGCCTTAGCGACGCATCGCCACCGCCGAACAGCTTTGCCTGCGCCTCGTCGATGAAGGTCCAGGTGACCGCCTCCAACATGCCGCGCACGGCCAGCGCGCGGCGCGCCTGGCGGGTGCGATTTTGCAGAACGGTGAGGATCTGGCCATTGACCGCGCCATGGGAGGGCAGGGGCGCGGGCGCGATTTCGTTCACGCCGTGAATGCGCATCACCTCTTCCACCAGATCGGCCTTGCCGTCGATGTCCGGACGCCAGGGCGGCACAGACACAACCAGCACATCGCCATCGCCGGTGGAGGAGAAACCAAGGCGGTTGAGAATGTCTTTGCTCTCAGTGCCTGAAACCTCAAGGCCGGTCAGGCGCTTCACCTCGCTCACCGGGAAGGTGATGCTGCGGGGCTCATAGCCTTTGTATCCGACAATGCGGCTTTCCGTCGGCTCGCCGCCGCACAGGTCGAGAACGAGCTGCGTGGCAAGCTCCAGGCCGGGTTCCATCATCTCCGGGTCGACGCCACGCTCGAAGCGATAGCGCGCATCGGTGATGATGCCGAGATCGCGGCCCGTGCGGGCAATGTTCATCGCGTCCCACAGGGCGGATTCGATCAGCACATCCGTGGTGTTCTCATCGCAGCCCGAATGCTCCCCGCCCATGATGCCGGCGATGGATTCAACGCCGTTTTCGTCGGCGATGACGCACATTTCCGGCGTCAGCTTGTATTCGCGCTCGTCGAGCGCCAGCACGGTCTCGCCGTCCCTCGCGCGGCGCACGGAGAGATTGCCTTTCACCTTCGCCGCATCAAACACATGCAGCGGGCGCCCACGGTCGAAGGTCATGTAATTGGTGATGTCGACCAGCGCGTTGATGGGACGCAGGCCGATGGCCGTCAGGCGCTGCTGCATCCATTTGGGCGAGGAACCGTTCTTCACGCCGCGCACGAGCCGCAGCGCGAAACCGGGGCAAAGCTCCGGCGCTTCGATGGTCAGGTCGACAGGGCAGGCACCCTTTCCCGCCACCGCGGCGATGGGTGCGTCCTTCAGCGTGCCAAGGCCCGCCGCTGCCAGATCGCGCGCAATGCCATGGACGCTGGTGCAGTCCGGCCGGTTCGGCGTCAGGCCGATCTCGATCACCGGATCGTCGAGCTTCGCCCAGCTTGCGAATGACGTGCCCACGGGCGCGCCTTCGGGCAGGTCGATAATGCCGTCATGCTCGTCCGACATCTGCAATTCGCGTTCCGAGCACATCATGCCATGGCTTTCCACGCCGCGGATCTTGCCGACCGAGAGTGTGACGTCGATGCCGGGCACATAGGTTCCGGGCGCGGCAAAGGCACCGACGAGACCGGCCCGCGCATTGGGCGCACCGCACACCACCTGAACCGGCTTGCCGTCGCCCGTGTCGACGGAGAGCACACGCAGCCGGTCGGCATCGGGATGCTGCTCGGCGGTCAGAACCTTGGCGATCACGAAGGGTTTCAGCGATGCCTTGTCGTCCACCTCTTCGACCTCGAGGCCGATCATGGTGAGCTTTTCGACAATCTCGTCGAGCGTGGCGTCAGTCTCAAGGTGCTCCTTGAGCCAGGAGAGCGTGAATTTCATTGGGGCGCACCCTTATCTTCGGAGTCTTCCGTAATTGTCATGTTATCGGACCAGAGATAGCCCTTTTCACCGGTGCCATCGCCGACCCATTCGCGCTTGCGGTC
This region includes:
- the pheT gene encoding phenylalanine--tRNA ligase subunit beta; translated protein: MKFTLSWLKEHLETDATLDEIVEKLTMIGLEVEEVDDKASLKPFVIAKVLTAEQHPDADRLRVLSVDTGDGKPVQVVCGAPNARAGLVGAFAAPGTYVPGIDVTLSVGKIRGVESHGMMCSERELQMSDEHDGIIDLPEGAPVGTSFASWAKLDDPVIEIGLTPNRPDCTSVHGIARDLAAAGLGTLKDAPIAAVAGKGACPVDLTIEAPELCPGFALRLVRGVKNGSSPKWMQQRLTAIGLRPINALVDITNYMTFDRGRPLHVFDAAKVKGNLSVRRARDGETVLALDEREYKLTPEMCVIADENGVESIAGIMGGEHSGCDENTTDVLIESALWDAMNIARTGRDLGIITDARYRFERGVDPEMMEPGLELATQLVLDLCGGEPTESRIVGYKGYEPRSITFPVSEVKRLTGLEVSGTESKDILNRLGFSSTGDGDVLVVSVPPWRPDIDGKADLVEEVMRIHGVNEIAPAPLPSHGAVNGQILTVLQNRTRQARRALAVRGMLEAVTWTFIDEAQAKLFGGGDASLRLSNPIAASMSDMRPSLLPGLIAAAQRNAARGYGDVALFEVSSTYENDSYEGQRRVAGGIRRGTAVMDGAGRHWSGNSTSVGVFDAKADALAALEAAGAPVDKLQIVAEAPAWYHPGRSGTIRLGPKIVLATFGEIHPRTLEALDASGPICGFEVFLDAIPEPKAKATRTKPRLELSPFQLVRRDFAFVVDKAVEAATIERAAAAADKKLVTGVRVFDIFEGPSLGEDKKSVAIEVSIQPREKTLTDEELEAIAGRVVANVGKQTGGTLRG
- the rhuM gene encoding RhuM family protein, producing MTADEPVHLVEDAETGDRFLIYDGEKGLRLDIRYEGETLWMTQEQIARLFGRDISVISRHISNVIAEGELEQESNLQKMQIARSTKPVTLYSLDMIISVGYRVSSAQATLFRRWATGILVQFARSGFVVDSARLKQERDRIAELREIIRDIRSDEANVYRELQAICALCQDYDGSTARAQSFFQKTQAKLIHAVVSQTPSEVVMARADHRLENMGLQSWPGDTIRKRDVTVSKNYLAEAEISELNRLTTILLDIFDDQAKVGRLVVMEDAMRLLDQQLANLGRAVLRSGGSVSADAAKDHARAEFERFSEQQKIERHKKADEHIAALVREEKRLPKGRR
- a CDS encoding Gfo/Idh/MocA family protein — translated: MFRWGVLSTARIGREQVIPQIQDSENGVVTAIASRDSSKAQAVADRFGIPHVFSSYDALLASPEVDGVYIPLPTSDHVAFAIKAADAGKHVLVEKPLALDAKEIARVIEARDRNNVVVSEAFMVTYHPQWRKVRDLIAEGAIGRLRHVQGVFCYHNVDPDNMRNKPELGGGGLPDIGVYPTVTTRFATGLEPGRVQAVVERDPTFGTDIYSSVKADFGSFELSFYVSTQMALRQSMVFHGDRGFIEVNAPFNTPDYGDTRLTVFSADHNSANIFRFPRARQYRLQAEAIVRAAQGSAEATVFTLEDSVKNQKLVDAIFRAGAHDGWEVV